One Takifugu rubripes chromosome 2, fTakRub1.2, whole genome shotgun sequence genomic region harbors:
- the LOC115248653 gene encoding oligodendrocyte transcription factor 3-like, whose product MDSDTGSIGSRSSSPDLVVDDAGSFFSNKMFQTYCKDREEAAQAMTERCPGGGKAKTRSELNKDEVQELRLKVNSRERRRMHDLNQAMDGLREVMPYAQGPSVRKLSKISTLLLARNYILMLSSSLEEMKKLVGDVYGGAGIQSRRAAHPAVTAAAVPAAHLPLHPLAQSLHSLVGGAPSALSAAPTAAIPSPHSPPTTSFLGFHSPVPGLLKEPLHLTSSYRHFPGMPCPCSLCQPLPTTTSTLHNLSMTK is encoded by the coding sequence ATGGATTCTGACACCGGTTCCATCGGCAGCCGCTCCTCGTCTCCAGATCTGGTGGTGGATGACGCTGGGAGCTTTTTCTCTAACAAGATGTTCCAGACATATTGCAAAGACCGGGAAGAGGCTGCTCAGGCCATGACAGAGCGCTGCCCCGGGGGCGGCAAGGCCAAAACCAGGTCCGAACTCAACAAGGACGAGGTGCAGGAACTGAGACTGAAGGTCAAcagcagggagaggagaaggatgCATGACCTGAATCAGGCAATGGACGGCTTGAGAGAAGTCATGCCCTACGCGCAGGGGCCTTCCGTCCGTAAGCTGTCCAAAATCTCCACTCTGCTGTTAGCTCGCAACTACATCCTCATGCTGTCCAGCTCcttggaggagatgaagaagttGGTGGGGGACGTTTATGGCGGCGCCGGCATCCAGAGCCGCAGGGCCGCCCACCCTGCCGTTACGGCTGCTGCCGTCCCTGCAGCCCACCTGCCCCTGCATCCTTTGGCCCAGTCTCTGCACTCTTTGGTGGGTGGCGCACCGTCGGCTCTCTCTGCAGCACCTACAGCCGCTATCCCATCGCCACACTCGCCTCCGACAACCAGCTTCCTGGGGTTCCACTCTCCGGTCCCGGGCCTACTGAAGGAGCCACTGCACCTGACCAGCTCCTATAGACACTTCCCAGGCATGCCTTGTCCCTGCTCCCTTTGCCAGCCGTTGCCCACCACTACCTCCACATTGCACAATCTGTCTATGACAAAATGA